One genomic window of Phalacrocorax aristotelis chromosome 23, bGulAri2.1, whole genome shotgun sequence includes the following:
- the TBKBP1 gene encoding TANK-binding kinase 1-binding protein 1 — MDSMFEDDISILTQEALGPDEDWLDSPNTDLSGEMCSASHFALITAYDDIKNRLTGLERENSTLKRRLKMYEVKYPLIGEFGEEHIFSLYEAKETSLLKSEKASLQQQLNQFQHELQKSKEREEQLEEMIQAYEKLCVEKADLETELGEMRALVETHLSRIRSLEQQLRQRDGSTFPGLGTPLPGQEVPFLALHPNPGLTHVLERAGGWQSRGLEAAGRLEAELEAARQETQRAQHREEHLKAECERLQAELKHLQDTREQDQSERDMAWVKKVGDDQVNLALAYTELTEELCRLRNVSSLQSQILRTLLQEKSLNGGQRHSPLSQCHSPVQQRRSPAPQCPSPAPPGRPPAPQCQSPALQRRSPGPPSQSPAQQRRSPAPGPCQSPAQQRRSPVPPSSQSPAQQRRSPAPPPCPSPASASPHRLPGERMELGYAKPSSRHIKAGFQGRRSYSEVSNVALYQQSRSLWLQPEASTLPKHRPYGEVYLGGAGSPLSAHEPFEEHVRFEKQSSDEEEWALPSPPSPEAGAIRCASFCAGFPIPDAEAVQRTAAAYARAEHAQSWPSINLLLETVDSEVRSCPLCQLAFPIGYPDDALVKHIDSHLENSKI, encoded by the exons ATGGACTCCATGTTTGAGGACGACATCAGCATCCTGACGCAGGAGGCGTTGGGGCCGGATGAGGACTGGCTCGACAGCCCCAACACCGACCTCTCGGGCGAGATGTGCTCGGCCTCCCACTTCGCCCTCATCACCGCCTATGATGACATCAAGAACCGGCTGACGGGGCTGGAGAGGGAGAACTCCACGCTCAAGCGCCGGCTCAAGATGTACGAGGTCAAG TACCCACTGATTGGCGAGTTCGGGGAGGAGCACATCTTCTCCCTCTACGAGGCCAAGGAGACGTCGTTGCTCAAGAGCGAGAAGGCGtcgctgcagcagcagctcaacCAGTTCCAGCACGAG ctgcagaagagcaaagagcgggaggagcagctggaggagatgaTCCAGGCCTACGAGAAGCTGTGCGTGGAGAAGGCTGACCTGGAGACCGAGCTCGGAGAGATg CGGGCGCTGGTGGAGACGCACCTGAGCCGCATCCGgagcctggagcagcagctgcggCAGCGTGACGGCAGCACCTTCCCCGGGCTGGGGACCCCGCTGCCGGGCCAGGAGGTGCCTTTCCTCGCCCTGCACCCCAACCCTGGCCTGACCCACG TGCTGGAGCGTGCCGGGGGCTGGCAGAGCCGGGGGCtggaggcggcggggcggctgGAAGCTgagctggaggcggcgcggcAGGAGACCCAGCGTGCCCAGCACCGCGAGGAGCATCTCAAAGCCGAGTGCGAGCGGCTGCAGGCGGAGCTGAAGCACCTACAGGACACCCGGGAGCAG GACCAGTCGGAGCGGGACATGGCCTGGGTGAAGAAGGTGGGCGACGACCA GGTGAACCTGGCGCTGGCCTACACGGAGCTGACGGAGGAGCTGTGCCGCCTGAGGAACGtcagctccctgcagagccagaTCCTCCGCAccctgctgcaggagaagaGCCTCAATGGTG GCCAGCGCCACTCCCCGCTGTCCCAGTGCCATTCCCCGGTCCAGCAGCGTCGCTCGCCTGCCCCGCAGTGCCCCTCGCCCGCTCCACCGGGGCGTCCGCCGGCACCCCAGTGCCAGTCGCCAGCGCTGCAACGGCGCTCACCGGGACCCCCCAGCCAGTCGCCGGCCCAGCAGCGCCGCTCGCcagcccccggcccctgccagtccccagcccagcagcgcCGGTCCCCAGTGCCCCCTTCCAGCCAGTCACCTGCCCAGCAACGCCGGTCCCCGGCCCCACCACCCTGCCCGTCCCCGGCTTCGGCATCGCCACACCGGCTCCCCGGTGAGAGGATGGAGCTGGGCTATGCCAAACCCTCCAGCCGCCACATCAAAGCCGGCTTCCAGGGCCGCCGCAGCTACTCGGAGGTGAGCAACGTGGCCCTGTACCAGCAGAGCCGCTCGCTCTGGCTCCAGCCCGAAGCCTCGACGCTCCCGAAGCACCGGCCCTATGGCGAGGTGTACCTGGGGGGCGCGGGGTCCCCCCTGAGCGCCCACGAGCCCTTTGAGGAGCACGTGCGCTTCGAAAAGCAATCATCGGATGAAGAGGAGTGGGcgctccccagcccccccagccccgagGCGGGGGCCATCCGCTGCGCCTCCTTCTGCGCCGGCTTCCCCATCCCCGACGCCGAGGCCGTGCAACGGACGGCCGCTGCCTACGCCCGGGCAGAGCATGCCCAGTCCTGGCCTTCGATCAAC ctgctgctggaaacGGTGGACTCGGAGGTGCGGAGCTGCCCGCTGTGCCAGCTGGCCTTCCCCATCGGCTACCCGGACGATGCCCTGGTGAAGCACATCGACTCGCACCTGGAGAACAGCAAGATCTGA